Proteins encoded within one genomic window of Gloeobacter kilaueensis JS1:
- a CDS encoding AAA family ATPase — translation MLAFEILQGIIGLLGTLLFVLIQGMVFAFAYLLIFVGGTGLGKNASARRKRGSWLLARFREREREREVRFADIIGLEEAKLELEQLVDILKRPAPYRAIGAETPRGVLLVGPPGTGKTMIARAIANEAGVPFFSLAAADFANMFLGVGSQRIRQIYRKARRHPRAIVFIDEIEVLAKARGTNLGTFEGDSNTLNAFLNELDGFEVNSSVITIGATNLEDQVDAAVMRPGRLDWQIYIGPPAEADREKLFRTYLALTQSSADPLAAAKLAVNFTPAEIRRAVNEAALLAVRAGHAQLDNADLAAAIDKVSATLERRSGTFVMSRSGDLSVRMGDVIGCDEAKGEVQEYIDFLRSPDRYRRIGAKVPRGFLFVGPPGTGKTLLAKAIANEAGVPFYSLSGADFTEVWVGLGAARVRQVYRQARKHKAAIVFIDEIDALAARRGLDMSGEADRTLNQFLVELDGFGRSNVLTIGATNRLDSLDPAVLRPGRLDRTVTVPLPDLDAREQLFAYYLRNVQAAPGIQCRQLARASWNLSGAEIAASVNEASFIALRDGHEQITQFDLNQGIERVAFGMNSRRKVNAEDRRLVAIHEAGHAVVEHHARPLRILHKLTIIPNLEGTAGYSWSVSDEEQLSFETRESIRAELQVLFGGRVAEELFYGTITTGAGADLQRAASLAHRYVWQLGMSDDFLADYDQVALEAASGRMISEQTKQRLDRAVEALLREAKEQTRSILQEHSEEHARLTAALLERESLYGDDILRVLRGEALEAAERSAFQDKGDG, via the coding sequence ATGCTCGCCTTCGAGATCCTGCAGGGTATCATCGGCCTCCTGGGCACGCTGCTGTTCGTCCTCATCCAGGGGATGGTCTTTGCCTTCGCCTACCTGCTCATCTTTGTGGGCGGCACGGGCCTGGGCAAGAATGCAAGCGCCCGCCGTAAGCGCGGTAGCTGGTTGCTGGCCAGGTTCCGAGAGCGCGAGCGCGAGCGCGAGGTGCGCTTTGCTGACATCATCGGCCTCGAAGAAGCCAAGCTCGAACTCGAACAACTGGTCGATATTCTCAAGCGCCCCGCCCCCTACCGCGCCATCGGTGCGGAGACGCCTCGGGGCGTGCTGCTAGTCGGGCCGCCGGGCACCGGTAAGACGATGATTGCCCGCGCCATCGCCAACGAGGCCGGGGTGCCGTTTTTTAGTCTGGCAGCGGCGGATTTTGCCAACATGTTTCTGGGAGTAGGCTCCCAGCGCATCCGCCAGATCTACCGCAAGGCCCGCCGCCATCCACGGGCGATCGTCTTCATCGACGAGATAGAAGTTCTTGCAAAAGCGCGGGGCACCAATCTCGGCACCTTCGAGGGCGACAGCAATACCCTCAACGCTTTTTTGAACGAACTGGACGGCTTCGAGGTCAATAGCTCCGTGATCACGATCGGGGCCACCAACCTCGAAGATCAGGTGGACGCAGCGGTGATGCGCCCCGGTCGCCTCGACTGGCAAATTTATATCGGCCCGCCCGCCGAGGCGGACCGCGAAAAGCTCTTTCGCACTTACCTCGCGCTCACCCAGAGCAGCGCCGACCCGCTCGCTGCGGCGAAGCTGGCGGTAAATTTTACCCCCGCCGAGATCCGCCGGGCGGTCAACGAGGCTGCTTTGCTGGCGGTGAGGGCCGGCCATGCACAGCTCGACAACGCCGATCTGGCCGCTGCCATCGACAAAGTGTCCGCTACCCTTGAGCGGCGCTCCGGCACTTTCGTCATGAGCCGCTCCGGCGATCTGAGCGTGCGCATGGGCGATGTGATCGGCTGTGACGAAGCGAAGGGCGAGGTGCAAGAATACATCGACTTTCTGCGCTCGCCGGATCGCTACCGCCGCATCGGTGCCAAGGTGCCGCGCGGTTTTTTGTTCGTCGGGCCGCCGGGTACCGGCAAGACCCTGCTTGCCAAGGCGATCGCCAACGAGGCGGGCGTGCCCTTCTACTCGCTCTCGGGAGCCGATTTTACCGAAGTCTGGGTGGGGCTCGGGGCCGCCCGCGTCCGCCAGGTCTACCGCCAGGCACGCAAGCACAAGGCGGCGATCGTGTTCATCGATGAAATCGACGCCCTCGCTGCCCGGCGCGGCCTCGACATGAGCGGCGAAGCCGACCGCACCCTCAACCAGTTTCTGGTCGAACTCGACGGCTTTGGCCGCTCCAACGTGCTCACGATCGGAGCGACCAACCGCCTCGACAGCCTCGATCCGGCAGTGCTGAGACCCGGACGGCTCGACCGCACCGTGACCGTTCCTCTGCCTGACCTCGACGCGCGCGAGCAGCTTTTTGCCTACTACCTGCGCAACGTCCAGGCGGCCCCCGGCATCCAGTGCCGCCAGCTTGCCCGCGCCTCGTGGAATCTTTCAGGAGCTGAGATCGCCGCCAGCGTCAACGAGGCGAGCTTTATCGCCCTGCGCGACGGCCACGAGCAGATTACCCAGTTCGACCTCAACCAGGGCATCGAGCGGGTCGCCTTCGGCATGAACTCGCGGCGCAAGGTAAACGCCGAAGATCGCCGCCTGGTGGCGATCCACGAGGCGGGCCATGCCGTCGTCGAGCACCACGCCCGGCCCTTGCGCATCCTGCACAAGCTCACGATCATCCCCAACCTCGAAGGGACCGCCGGTTATAGCTGGTCGGTGAGCGACGAGGAGCAGCTTTCTTTTGAGACCCGCGAGAGCATCCGCGCCGAATTGCAGGTGCTCTTTGGTGGGCGGGTCGCCGAAGAACTGTTTTACGGCACGATCACCACCGGAGCCGGGGCGGACCTGCAGCGCGCCGCCAGCCTCGCCCACCGCTACGTCTGGCAGTTGGGGATGAGCGACGATTTTCTGGCGGATTACGACCAGGTTGCCCTGGAGGCGGCCAGTGGCCGGATGATCTCCGAGCAGACCAAACAACGGCTCGATCGGGCGGTCGAAGCGCTGCTGCGCGAGGCAAAAGAACAAACCCGCTCAATCTTGCAAGAGCACAGCGAGGAGCACGCCCGGCTGACAGCGGCCCTGCTGGAGCGCGAATCACTCTACGGCGACGACATCCTGCGCGTCCTGCGCGGTGAGGCTCTCGAAGCAGCGGAGCGCAGCGCCTTCCAGGACAAGGGCGATGGCTAA
- a CDS encoding RES family NAD+ phosphorylase, with product MVKINPPPPAQTPNPIYVELPEGQRLQRIYDPTRHNTQALTFRYFGSIARFDHHRAGNSRKKNNDPERGVYYAAFTLSGCLVEVFGDTGVIEIKATVLRVFSCRAIGPADRLTVLNGRS from the coding sequence ATGGTCAAAATTAATCCGCCCCCACCTGCTCAGACCCCCAATCCGATATATGTGGAATTGCCCGAAGGACAGAGATTACAGCGTATCTACGACCCGACACGGCACAACACTCAGGCTCTCACATTCAGATATTTCGGGTCGATAGCAAGGTTCGATCATCATCGAGCCGGTAACAGCAGAAAAAAGAACAATGATCCTGAACGCGGTGTCTACTACGCCGCGTTTACCCTGTCCGGCTGTCTTGTAGAAGTTTTTGGCGACACGGGAGTGATTGAAATCAAAGCGACTGTTCTTCGAGTGTTCTCCTGCAGGGCGATCGGGCCAGCAGACCGCCTCACCGTATTGAATGGCCGTTCTTAG
- the rnc gene encoding ribonuclease III, with protein sequence MSSNLGDERLLQLRQFAAGFSGLELERVNWQLLQLALIHPSWADQEGGPDNDRLEFLGDEVLRWFASDFLYRTYPNLAVGELSAVRSVLVSDSELARLAEHYGLGAYLLVGRSADGDERGQTTRLADSFEAVIGALYLSTSDLSLVRPWLLPHLERLSRDVLADPVRGNHKSALQELTQRLANGELPEYRPVGTPPPFRYEVWALGQCWGSGEGASKKLAQQAAARLAYEALSSTFPPALQ encoded by the coding sequence GCGGCAGTTTGCAGCCGGTTTTTCTGGTCTGGAACTGGAGCGGGTGAACTGGCAGCTTTTGCAGCTCGCTCTTATCCACCCGAGTTGGGCGGATCAGGAGGGGGGTCCAGACAACGACCGGCTCGAATTTTTGGGCGACGAGGTTCTGCGCTGGTTTGCGTCGGATTTTCTCTACCGCACCTACCCCAATCTGGCGGTGGGCGAGCTGTCGGCGGTGCGCTCGGTGCTGGTGAGCGACAGCGAACTGGCCCGCCTCGCCGAACACTACGGCCTCGGTGCCTACCTGCTCGTCGGTCGTTCAGCGGACGGAGACGAGCGGGGCCAGACGACCCGGCTGGCCGACAGCTTCGAGGCGGTGATCGGGGCGCTGTATCTGAGCACGAGCGATCTAAGCCTGGTGCGACCCTGGCTGCTGCCGCACCTTGAGCGCCTGAGCAGGGATGTGCTCGCCGATCCGGTGCGCGGCAACCACAAATCGGCCCTGCAGGAGCTGACCCAGAGACTGGCAAACGGCGAGCTGCCGGAGTACCGTCCGGTGGGCACACCTCCTCCCTTCCGCTACGAAGTCTGGGCACTGGGCCAGTGCTGGGGCAGCGGCGAGGGTGCTTCCAAAAAACTTGCCCAGCAGGCGGCAGCCCGCCTGGCCTACGAAGCGCTCAGCTCCACCTTCCCACCGGCACTGCAGTAG